In a single window of the Candidatus Limnocylindrales bacterium genome:
- the ybeY gene encoding rRNA maturation RNase YbeY, which yields MPIDIVDETGRETVLAETAAAAAEAILAIVGRPDCELSIVLVGDDRMRELNHEWRGKDSPTDVLSFPQLDANAFGPSATMLGDVVISLDTLRRQAADGGWTDPEELTRLLLHGVLHLLGHDHEDDVDARVMLAEEARVVRELAARGIACASEDLA from the coding sequence TTGCCAATCGACATCGTCGACGAAACCGGTCGCGAGACAGTGCTCGCGGAAACGGCCGCCGCAGCTGCCGAGGCAATTCTCGCCATCGTCGGCCGGCCCGACTGCGAGCTCAGCATCGTGCTCGTCGGCGACGATCGCATGCGCGAGCTCAACCACGAGTGGCGCGGCAAGGATTCGCCGACCGACGTGCTGTCGTTCCCGCAGCTCGATGCGAACGCGTTCGGCCCTTCCGCGACGATGCTCGGTGACGTCGTGATTTCGCTCGACACGCTTCGCCGGCAGGCTGCCGACGGCGGTTGGACCGATCCCGAGGAGCTCACGCGGCTTCTCCTCCACGGCGTGCTGCATCTTCTCGGCCACGATCACGAAGACGACGTCGATGCGCGCGTGATGCTCGCCGAAGAAGCGCGCGTGGTGCGCGAGCTCGCAGCGCGCGGCATCGCATGCGCGTCGGAGGACCTCGCGTGA
- the lnt gene encoding apolipoprotein N-acyltransferase, which translates to MKPAGVRIAAAVLSGLLLAAAFPKLEQAWLAWIGFVPLLLAVRGIGARRAALLGWITGFVWQVATIYWIPSTISNFTAIPPIAAKMILVLLAGFSAYPFVILAAFSEWISQARPARVPEGGLSRLLTLPAVWVVAEWLRVVVIAGFPWNPVGNTQIAYVTMAQAADLGGVYLLSAIIVLANVAIVEALAARRAGAGSMMVPAIAGRLAIAVACPLLLFAYGMWRLDELDAIPYTGSLKVGIAQGNIAQDEKWNQRLRDRILEKYLDLTNQAASAGAQLVVWPEAALPFYIQRDMRSLELTRVARERGIDLLVGAPGIVEHEGGSLTPYNQAWLVRSSGDVEGPYNKIQLVPFGEYIPFYGLFGMVKVAVQSVGQLGAGTEYKIFDTVELSPPAAAGSASNAPPRATSGAAEAGTASATAATASAPGAAKRPARFATLICYEGIFPTLTRSFAAEGADFLVNISNDAWYGDTSAPHQHLAMAAMRTIENRLPMVRSTNTGISAFITDEGRIGPVTPLFHEDMVVETVLVRDVWSFYRAYGDVFLHLCQAFVAVVLVAGAYRRRMLRAARRAATPP; encoded by the coding sequence GTGAAACCCGCCGGCGTGCGCATCGCAGCCGCGGTGCTCTCGGGCCTGCTGCTGGCTGCGGCGTTTCCGAAGCTCGAGCAGGCGTGGCTCGCATGGATCGGCTTCGTTCCGCTTCTTCTCGCCGTGCGCGGCATCGGCGCGCGCCGCGCCGCACTGCTCGGATGGATCACCGGCTTCGTCTGGCAGGTCGCGACGATCTACTGGATTCCGTCGACGATCAGCAATTTCACGGCGATCCCGCCGATCGCAGCGAAGATGATCCTCGTGCTGCTTGCGGGGTTTTCCGCGTATCCGTTCGTGATCCTTGCGGCGTTCTCGGAATGGATTAGCCAAGCGCGCCCTGCGCGCGTTCCAGAAGGAGGCCTGTCGCGCCTGCTCACGCTGCCGGCGGTCTGGGTCGTGGCCGAATGGCTTCGCGTCGTCGTGATCGCCGGCTTTCCGTGGAACCCGGTCGGCAACACGCAGATCGCGTACGTGACGATGGCGCAGGCTGCGGATCTCGGCGGAGTGTATCTTCTGTCCGCGATCATCGTGCTTGCGAACGTCGCGATCGTGGAGGCACTGGCCGCTCGCCGCGCGGGTGCCGGTTCCATGATGGTGCCTGCGATCGCAGGTCGTCTTGCGATTGCCGTCGCGTGTCCGTTGCTGCTCTTTGCGTACGGGATGTGGCGTCTCGACGAGCTTGACGCCATTCCGTATACAGGCTCGCTCAAGGTCGGCATCGCGCAGGGAAACATCGCGCAGGACGAGAAGTGGAATCAGCGCCTGCGCGACCGGATTCTCGAGAAGTACCTGGATCTGACGAACCAGGCGGCGTCGGCCGGAGCGCAGCTCGTCGTCTGGCCCGAAGCTGCGCTGCCGTTCTACATCCAGCGCGACATGCGGTCGCTCGAGCTGACGCGCGTCGCGCGTGAGCGCGGAATCGACCTGCTGGTCGGTGCGCCGGGCATCGTCGAGCACGAAGGCGGCTCGCTGACCCCGTACAACCAGGCGTGGCTCGTGCGCAGCAGCGGAGACGTCGAAGGGCCCTACAACAAGATCCAGCTGGTGCCGTTCGGCGAATACATTCCGTTCTACGGACTGTTCGGCATGGTCAAGGTGGCGGTGCAGTCGGTCGGGCAGCTCGGCGCCGGAACCGAGTACAAGATCTTCGATACGGTCGAGCTCTCGCCGCCGGCCGCTGCCGGATCTGCTTCGAACGCGCCGCCACGCGCGACGAGCGGCGCGGCGGAAGCGGGGACGGCAAGCGCGACGGCCGCGACTGCCAGCGCGCCAGGCGCAGCAAAACGACCGGCGCGGTTTGCGACTCTGATCTGCTACGAGGGCATCTTTCCGACGCTCACGCGCAGCTTTGCCGCGGAGGGAGCCGACTTCCTCGTGAACATCAGCAACGACGCCTGGTATGGCGACACCTCAGCGCCGCACCAGCACCTCGCGATGGCTGCGATGCGCACGATCGAGAACCGCCTGCCGATGGTGCGATCGACCAACACCGGCATCTCGGCGTTCATCACCGACGAGGGCCGGATCGGGCCCGTGACGCCGCTGTTTCACGAAGACATGGTCGTCGAGACCGTTCTCGTGCGCGACGTATGGTCGTTCTACCGCGCATATGGCGACGTGTTCCTGCATCTGTGCCAGGCGTTCGTCGCCGTGGTCCTTGTCGCCGGTGCATACCGGCGGCGCATGCTACGGGCGGCCCGGCGTGCCGCGACTCCGCCGTAA